The Desertibacillus haloalkaliphilus DNA window AGAGACAAGAAACCTGAGTGGTTGAGGAAACTCAATCACTCAGGTTTTTTTAGGGTGCGTATCGACCTAACAGGTAGCCAAACATGAATATCGTTACAATCAATATGAAATGGACCAATGCCCAGCCTAACCGTCCATAACGTAAGGTTTTGATCGGAATCGGCTTTCGATTATGAGGGGGAATGAGTAAGCCACCTATCCATTCGAATAATAATAAATAAATCCACCACCATGTGTACGAATCCCAAAAGTTCCATTGATATTCATATCGTATTAAATTCGTTTGCTCGATTGCATAGCTTTCTGCTGCTAGACCGAGGTGGACGATGACCCAATAAAAAGGGATCTTCCAAGGCCATGCTTTTGGACAGTAACGCACCCCTATCAAAACTAAAAAGGGAAACGCTGTACTGATTGCTAGGATTGGCATTTCCGATAATCCCGGGAACAACCGATATGGATATGAATAAAAACCGAACAGAATAAAGAGAAAACAAAGCAGGTTACCAACGAGTACACTGCACAAAAACAAAAGACCGTACCGTTTCCAATCATGTTTCATAATCCAAACAATGCCGATAAGACTAGCGATGATCGAACTAACTGTGATCAATGACTCGATATTCCAACCTAAGTTCAAACCAAACACCACACTTGTAAATATGTATGTTACAACCTCTTACATAGTCTTACCGCTATACGTGAGAAATTACCTTTTAATTAAAAGTGATTGAGGTGCCAAAACATTTTTAAATACTTGTAAGATTTGAAAAATTGGAATATAATTGATGTAGTTATTCACATGGATGAGTGACTATTCATTCACTGTAAAAAGGGAGGATGACATGGAAAATTTAAGTCGCCAATTATTGTTGTCTGCAAGTGAAAATGCTTTAAAAGTTGCTTATGAGTATGAAGGTCAGTCGGTTACGTATGAACAATTTAATGAACAAGTGAATCGCTTTGCTAGTAGCTTAGAAGAGTTAGGGGTTCAAAAAGGTGATCATGTTGCACTTTTGTTAGGCAATAGCCCGGAGTTTCTCATTAGTTATTATGGTGCTTTGCGTATCGGTGCCGTTGTCATTCCAATTAATCCTATTTATACAGCAGAAGAGGTTACATACATTTTAAGTAATGGCAACGTCAAGGCCGCCGTCGCCGTTGAACCGATGGTACCGCTATTTGAAAACGTGTTAGATGAGCTTCCAGATCTTGAGTTTGCGATCATTGTTGCACAAGAGGACAAGCCTTTTTCACGAAAAGAAATGAAATCGTTTACAACATTGCTAAATTTGGGTACTGACATTCGTGTTCACCCTCAATTATCGCTAGATGATATTGCTGTTATTTTGTATACGTCTGGTACGACAGGCAAGCCGAAAGGGGCGATGCTTACTCACGAAAACTTAATGAGTAATGCCCGCGATGTTGCCGCTTACCTTAACATTAATAAAGACGACAAGGTAATTGCAGTCCTTCCAATGTTCCATGTATTCTGTATGACAGTTGCAATGAATGCTCCGATTTCAGTCGGAGCAACGTTACTCGTATTCCCTAAATTTAGCCCACAAGACGTTTTCCAACAAGCAAAAGAAAAGCAAGCAACCGTATTTGCCGGTGTTCCAACGATGTATAACTTTCTATTACAGTCTTCTGACGGACATGAAGATGATTTCGGGAGTATTCGCTTATGTATTTCCGGTGGTGCGTCGTTACCTGTTGCCCTCTTAAATAAGTTTGAAGAGAAGTTTAATGTACGGGTTTCAGAAGGCTACGGCTTGTCAGAGGCGTCACCAGTGACTTGTTTTAACCCGCTAGACCGTCCTCGTAAAGCTGGTTCAATCGGGAAAAGTATTACAAATGTTGAAAATAAAGTGGTTAATGCGGAGGGCGAAGAGGTTCCAGTAGGCGAGGTTGGTGAATTGGTCGTTAACGGACCAAATGTGATGAAGGGGTATTACAAGATGCCGGAAGAGACGGAAGCCACCATTAAAAATGGCTGGTTATATACAGGTGATCTGGCCAAAGTGGATGAGGATGGCTATTTTTATATTGTCGATCGAAAGAAAGATATGATCCTTGTCGGTGGCTATAATGTTTATCCGCGTGAGGTAGAAGAAGTTTTGTATGATCATCCAGATGTGTTAGAAGTAGCCGTCGTTGGTGTTCCAGATCCCGATTTTGGTGAAGCTGTTCAAGCGTTTGTGGTGCCAAAAGCTGGATCATTGACAGAAAATGATGCGTTAGACTACTGCAAAGACAAGTTGGCAAAATATAAAGTTCCTAAAGAGATTACGTTTTTAGATGAACTCCCTAAAAATACAACAGGTAAAATCTTACGACGCGCCCTGAGAGACGAGCTGATTAAAAAATAAAGAGAGTGACGAGAGGAGATGCCCCAAATGATTTGATCATTCGGGCATCTTCTCTTTTGTCATTAAAAAGCCGAGAACATAGTTCCTTTCCGATAAGGGGATACTTTACAAAATGGATCTGCTTTTGTCTACAGAGGTATGCACTTTTGATCATACGTGTAACGAAAAGAGGGTGAGTACATGAATGAGTTTATCGAGGTCATTGAAACAATCGACTTAGCAGTTTTGTTGCCGTTTATCGTGATCCAACTTTTATTGCTTGTGATTGCATTGATTGACTGGTTTCGGGTTGAGGAGACAAATGGACCGAAATGGCTCTGGTTATTAATCATCGTGTTTGTAAATATGATCGGCCCAATTTTATATTTTATCATCGGAAGGAGGCGAACGTAATGGCTGTCGTTACAGTCAATAACTTAACAAAGTCATTCGATGGGCAAACGGTCGTTGATAACCTATCGTTTACGTTGGACAACGATCATTGTATTGCTTTGCTAGGACCGAACGGTGCAGGTAAAACGACGACGTTAAACATGCTCACTGGTCTACTACGTCCAAGTGCCGGGTCAATTGAATTTGAAGGAGCCTTGTCTACTTCGAATGATGACCTGCGAAAATATATCGGGTATTTACCGCAGTACCCTGTTTTTCACGATTGGATGAGTGGGCGAGAGTTTTTAGAGTATATGGGTAAGCTTGCTTTTTTACATGCGCGAGAAGCCGAACGCAGAACCAAGGAATTGTTACAATTTGTTGGGATTGCTGAGGCAGCCGATCGCAAAATTGGGAAATACTCTGGCGGGATGAAACAGCGGTTAGGAATCGCACAAGCGATGATCCATCGTCCAAAATTATTGATTCTTGATGAGCCAGTATCTGCGCTTGATCCGATTGGACGTCGCGAGATCCTTGAGTTAATTAGAGAATTAAAGCAGGATACGACGATTTTATTTTCGACACATGTTTTAACAGATGCCGAAGAAGTCAGTGATGATGTGATTATCCTTCATCAAGGAGAGGTAAGAGTAGCGGGTAGCCTACAGCATTTACGGAAGGACCATCAACAAGCGGTAATTGTTGTACGAGTGGATGGACAGGCAAAACAGTGGATCGAACCTTGGTTACAGTTTGAGTTTGTACGAAACATAACATTTGAGAGTGATACGGCAAAAGTTTTCGTAAGCGACTTAGAACAAGCAAAATCAGCTTTACTACGAAAGGTGATTGACGAAAACATCCCTATTGAAAAATTTGAGGTTGAAAGCACAACCCTTGAAGATCTTTTTGTAAAGGTGGTAGGACATGAACCAGTGGATGACACTTTTTAAAAAAGAGCTACTTGAAATGTGGCGTAATTATAAATGGCTGTGGGTGCCGATCGTCTTTATTATTTTAGGCATGACAGATCCGTTAACCTCGTACTTTATGCCACAAATTCTTGAAGCGGTCGGCAATTTGCCGGAGGGAGCTGTATTTGAAATGCCTACACCTTCGGGACGAGAAGCGTTGTTAATGAGTATGGGTCAATTAAACATGATCGGTGTTCTCGTTATTGTGCTTGCATCGATGGGATTGATTGCTAGTGAGCGAAAAAGTGGGCTAGCGGCGATGATTCTCGTTAAGCCTGTTTCTTATGTATCGTATGTGACAGCAAAATGGGCTGCACTTGTCCTATTAGGTGTGGGTTCGATATTTGTTGGTTTTCTATCAGGATGGTATTATTCTTCATTGTTATTTGACCCGATTTCTTTTCAGTTGTTTTTTTATAGCTTTCTAATCTTAGCCTATTGGCTTATTTTTATTTTAACGATCACCGTCTTTTTTAACACTGTTTTTCTCCTTCCAGGTGTTGTGGCGTTTACGACATTAGTCACGATTATTCTCCTCTCTACGGTTACGAATACGTTTGAACAATGGATGAGGTGGAGTCCCGCTTATTTAACAGAGAGTATTGGGTCATTGCTCATGGAAGGTGGAATTCAGGACAATTTTTGGATAACAGCTCTAGTCACAGCCGTTTTCATCGTTATCCTGTTAAGCGGAGCAGTTGCCGTACTTAGGAACAAGCAATTAGCGAAATAATATTGTTTGATGAGAGGTTGGGACAAAAGGTTGGTTTGTACCTTTTGACCTGGCCACTTTTTCAATTTGAAGGATTAGGACGAGCTAGCAAAGGTTCATAGGTGATAAGAGAGGGCATCTCATTTATAGGTAGAAATTTTAAAATAATAAGTGTATGTACAGGCGAATGTTCATACGCTTGTTAAGAAACAACTGGAGGAAATTTCAAATGAAGATGAGTAACAGATTTCATCATTGATGAAGGTAAATTTAATTAAGTGATTGTTTATTGTTACTGCACTAACGGTTGCCACCCTTGAAAAAACATGGAATACTCGTTTTCTTATTGAACGTTATGATGTGGTGGAGAGAGTTATTTGTTGCTATTTGGAATGAAAAGGAAGTAATATCTTCTTCAACGGGTGCGATCGTGAAAGAGGCTTTAACTATTCTAGTGTCGCTAATGGGGAGTTTAGGGTAAGAGGGGTGAAAATAATAACAATCCTAATAAAATTACACCTTCAGCTTCAAAACTAGGTGATAGCTTAAATTATAGGATAAGAGACCAACAGACTAGGTGGTGGAGGGGAATAGGTTTAAATTAAAAATAGATCATACTCTATAAACTATGTAACTTAATCAAAAATAGGACGGTACTGTGACAGTTACAGCCGTCCCATTGTTTCGTTATTTTAACACTTTTTTAAAATTTTTTTAGTTTGTACTTTAACCTTACCAAGTTGTTCCTTTAAATCTGCTAGCTCATACAGTATTTGATCCATTTTAGACTCTAATTTTTTCAAATCATTATTTTCCTGATTTTGTACAGTTGAGAAATTTTCTATTAAACCTGTTTCGTTAATAATTGTATTTATTTTTCTCATAATATTATTTACATTATCGGATTCATTATTTGAATGCTCAACCGTTTCTAATTCGTCTAACAGACCATTTATACTGTTGAGGGAATGATTAGACGACAAATTGGAAAGGTCATTTAGATTATCTGCATTTGTGTTCTTTAATAAGTTTACTGCAATATTAAGGATCCCACCTAGATCTACATCTTCATTATATGTTTCATGATTAGATTCCGATATACCATCATTCTTTTTGTCGTTAAATTCACTCATGTTATTTATCTCACCTTTCTTCAATTAAATTAATTCACTTAAAGTGTTGACTTTAAGTAACGTGTACCAAAATAAATCATATAAATAATAAAAATGTGTAAACATTTTTTCATTGGGATATCTAGGAGGCGCATGAAGCGCTCTCCTAGATATGTGGGGCAAGGGCTATTCTTAAGCTGTTGCCGCAGCAGAAGACCCTTGTCCCAGAAGTTCTCGAAGACATCTGATAATAAGGTTGCGCTGCTGTTCGTTACCAATTAAAATGGCTACTAGTAAGGCAACTAAAAAAAGTAGCGCAATAACTACTAATGCTAACATTTATTTCCCCCCCTTTTTTTAACAATAACGTTGTAAGGCTTCGTACCTTACAGTGACATACTATGACTTAAGATAATGCATGCTTATAGCATCTGCCGTATTTTCTAGTAAAAAGGGCGAATTATAGATAATAGTCATTCGAATAGATTAATAAAATTAAACGATTTAAAGTTATCTACTGAACCATTTGATACATCAGATCTTATGTGAGTGTCTATTCATATTTTTAACGTGGAATTCTATAGATGAAGTTATTTTTTGTGTGTTTCCCAATTAAAAAAGGAGAGCTTGATCATTGTATAGGAGTAGCAACAACGCAAGAATGTACTGGAAAATTTTTGAAACAAGGAGTTTCCCCTTTAACATAGGCGATATTTGAATCAACGGGGCCTTTTCATAGTACGCTACAGGACTTGGGGAAGGATTTATTCTGAGTAATCCGCACCTTCCAATTATCAAGTAACTGAAGGTCCCGAAATCTTGTCGATAAAAAACCAAAAATTTAACTTCACCATCTGTAAAACGAAGAGGCTAGTCCTTTGCGTTTTTTCGGTGCTATTTCATTGTCTAAAACTATGCGATTACTCTCATATTATCCTTGTGAGTTCGGTTCTTCTACTACGCAACCAAACTACTTCTGAAAATGTTCCCTTTCCTTCCCACCAGTACAAGGTTGTAAAGTTTTACAACTCCGGTCTGTTATTTTCATTTCGCTTGGAAGCGGTTTTGGATTCTCCCTATGCTCTTATGATAAAATGAATAAGTTATTTTAACCAAACGGTGCGGACGTACTAAAGGGGGATACATATGCTAGATTCTTTATTTCCGTGGAATACATGGTTGATCATAGGCAGTGCTCTTG harbors:
- a CDS encoding fatty acid--CoA ligase family protein, with the translated sequence MENLSRQLLLSASENALKVAYEYEGQSVTYEQFNEQVNRFASSLEELGVQKGDHVALLLGNSPEFLISYYGALRIGAVVIPINPIYTAEEVTYILSNGNVKAAVAVEPMVPLFENVLDELPDLEFAIIVAQEDKPFSRKEMKSFTTLLNLGTDIRVHPQLSLDDIAVILYTSGTTGKPKGAMLTHENLMSNARDVAAYLNINKDDKVIAVLPMFHVFCMTVAMNAPISVGATLLVFPKFSPQDVFQQAKEKQATVFAGVPTMYNFLLQSSDGHEDDFGSIRLCISGGASLPVALLNKFEEKFNVRVSEGYGLSEASPVTCFNPLDRPRKAGSIGKSITNVENKVVNAEGEEVPVGEVGELVVNGPNVMKGYYKMPEETEATIKNGWLYTGDLAKVDEDGYFYIVDRKKDMILVGGYNVYPREVEEVLYDHPDVLEVAVVGVPDPDFGEAVQAFVVPKAGSLTENDALDYCKDKLAKYKVPKEITFLDELPKNTTGKILRRALRDELIKK
- a CDS encoding ABC transporter permease, which codes for MNQWMTLFKKELLEMWRNYKWLWVPIVFIILGMTDPLTSYFMPQILEAVGNLPEGAVFEMPTPSGREALLMSMGQLNMIGVLVIVLASMGLIASERKSGLAAMILVKPVSYVSYVTAKWAALVLLGVGSIFVGFLSGWYYSSLLFDPISFQLFFYSFLILAYWLIFILTITVFFNTVFLLPGVVAFTTLVTIILLSTVTNTFEQWMRWSPAYLTESIGSLLMEGGIQDNFWITALVTAVFIVILLSGAVAVLRNKQLAK
- a CDS encoding ABC transporter ATP-binding protein, which produces MAVVTVNNLTKSFDGQTVVDNLSFTLDNDHCIALLGPNGAGKTTTLNMLTGLLRPSAGSIEFEGALSTSNDDLRKYIGYLPQYPVFHDWMSGREFLEYMGKLAFLHAREAERRTKELLQFVGIAEAADRKIGKYSGGMKQRLGIAQAMIHRPKLLILDEPVSALDPIGRREILELIRELKQDTTILFSTHVLTDAEEVSDDVIILHQGEVRVAGSLQHLRKDHQQAVIVVRVDGQAKQWIEPWLQFEFVRNITFESDTAKVFVSDLEQAKSALLRKVIDENIPIEKFEVESTTLEDLFVKVVGHEPVDDTF
- a CDS encoding CBO0543 family protein, producing MNLGWNIESLITVSSIIASLIGIVWIMKHDWKRYGLLFLCSVLVGNLLCFLFILFGFYSYPYRLFPGLSEMPILAISTAFPFLVLIGVRYCPKAWPWKIPFYWVIVHLGLAAESYAIEQTNLIRYEYQWNFWDSYTWWWIYLLLFEWIGGLLIPPHNRKPIPIKTLRYGRLGWALVHFILIVTIFMFGYLLGRYAP
- a CDS encoding PLD nuclease N-terminal domain-containing protein, whose product is MNEFIEVIETIDLAVLLPFIVIQLLLLVIALIDWFRVEETNGPKWLWLLIIVFVNMIGPILYFIIGRRRT